The Coffea arabica cultivar ET-39 chromosome 8e, Coffea Arabica ET-39 HiFi, whole genome shotgun sequence genome window below encodes:
- the LOC113703020 gene encoding pentatricopeptide repeat-containing protein At4g13650 — MKKLTAKSIPPAFTAIKSFLRQNLFPQALKASFSLPTPNLTITDALYSLFIKSGFTLHPFLSASLISHSSITLPTATSFFPRAINLLNDTVFPDVVVYNSILSGLARFSQPDPVFLVFNQLRQQGLKPDAYSLSSLIKACVEITHNGMAHGVSVKLGFVKNAFLISGLIENYSKNGLLTGAEVCFQDNRCLDSVVWTSMINGYVWNNEFDKAKDVFKEMRGLGLETNEFTLTTMLGGVLEVKEGEQIHGFSQKIGFLNGISICLSNAIMSMYGRFGWTVDAIKVFEEIPERDAVSWTQRIGMAYNGLQAFEVFRFCISGNLEVNEYTLVNVLSRIEGLKMQKLGKQVHAFCHKDGYQSVVSVCNALISMYGKVGEVLNAECVFNEMIAKDSVSWNALITAYADNGVTGKVISLFSQMRKLALGPSEYTIASILDVLSGSNSLGLAMQIHSFLIKWGSMSDDSMLSCLLNSYGKCNGIYHSRRVFDEIDVVDVKLLNAMLSALGHAGNYSEILELFQTRWSSSAEVNNVTFSLVLKACGLLTEMEQGRAIHSLALKSGADVDYYVESAIVDVYCKCGSLDDAEHAFRCTSKDNLAAWNAMMMGYAHCGFYDKVLDIFSGMVESGNQPDEISYLAILSSCCHAGLVNEAHYYLNTMFKIDKIIPKLEHYACVVNLLGHVGLLEEALNIIDEMPILPDAHIWQILLSACTIHNNIDLGKVAAKKLLELQPENDSAFILLANLYASAEIWNEAVDLRKEMEEKVVTKETGYSWIQVR; from the coding sequence ATGAAGAAACTCACCGCCAAAAGTATTCCCCCCGCCTTCACCGCCATCAAATCTTTCCTCCGCCAAAACCTCTTTCCGCAGGCCCTGAAAGCCTCCTTCTCACTCCCCACTCCAAATCTCACCATCACGGACGCCCTTTATTCTCTCTTCATCAAATCAGGTTTCACTCTCCACCCCTTTCTCTCCGCTTCTCTCATTTCCCATTCCTCTATCACACTCCCCACTGCCACTTCATTCTTCCCGCGCGCCATCAACCTCCTCAATGACACCGTCTTCCCTGACGTCGTAGTTTACAACTCTATCCTTTCTGGGTTGGCCCGTTTCAGCCAACCCGACCCTGTATTTCTGGTCTTTAACCAGTTGAGGCAACAGGGTCTCAAGCCTGATGCTTATAGTTTAAGTTCTTTAATAAAGGCTTGTGTTGAAATTACCCACAATGGGATGGCTCATGGTGTTTCAGTTAAACTGGGGTTTGTTAAAAATGCGTTCTTGATAAGTGGGCTGAttgaaaattattcaaaaaatgggctTTTGACTGGTGCTGAAGTGTGTTTTCAGGATAATAGGTGTTTGGATTCTGTGGTCTGGACTTCTATGATTAATGGTTATGTCTGGAACAATGAGTTTgataaggctaaggatgttttTAAGGAAATGAGAGGATTGGGTTTGGAAACGAATGAGTTTACTCTGACTACCATGCTTGGTGGAGTTTTGGAGGTGAAAGAAGGGGAGCAAATACATGGGTTTAGTCAAAAGATTGGATTCTTAAATGGGATCTCAATCTGTTTGAGCAATGCAATTATGAGTATGTATGGTAGGTTTGGGTGGACGGTTGATGCAATTAAAGTGTTTGAAGAAATTCCGGAACGAGATGCTGTGTCTTGGACACAGAGGATTGGGATGGCTTATAATGGACTGCAAGCTTTTGAGGTGTTCCGGTTTTGCATTTCGGGAAACTTAGAAGTGAATGAATATACATTAGTTAATGTTCTATCAAGAATTGAAGGATTAAAAATGCAAAAGTTAGGAAAGCAGGTTCATGCATTCTGTCACAAGGATGGTTATCAGTCTGTGGTCTCTGTGTGCAATGCCTTGATTTCCATGTATGGGAAGGTTGGCGAAGTGTTAAATGCTGAATGTGTTTTTAATGAGATGATTGCTAAAGATTCTGTTTCTTGGAATGCTTTGATTACTGCTTATGCAGATAATGGAGTCACTggtaaagttatttctttgttCTCTCAGATGCGTAAACTTGCCTTGGGCCCTAGCGAATATACTATTGCAAGCATTCTTGACGTTCTCTCTGGTTCAAACTCCTTGGGATTGGCAATGCAGATCCATTCATTTCTGATCAAATGGGGATCTATGTCAGATGATTCCATGCTGTCTTGTCTCTTGAATTCTTATGGAAAATGCAATGGAATCTATCATTCTAGGAGGGTGTTTGACGAGATTGATGTAGTGGATGTGAAACTTTTGAATGCTATGTTAAGTGCATTGGGTCATGCTGGTAATTACAGCGAGATTCTAGAATTATTTCAAACAAGATGGAGCTCATCCGCTGAAGTTAATAATGTGACTTTTAGTTTAGTTCTCAAAGCTTGTGGACTTCTGACGGAAATGGAACAAGGGAGGGCTATTCATTCTTTGGCACTTAAGTCGGGTGCTGATGTGGATTACTATGTGGAAAGTGCTATAGTAGACGTTTATTGCAAGTGTGGAAGCTTAGATGATGCCGAGCATGCTTTCAGGTGTACAAGCAAAGATAATTTGGCAGCTTGGAATGCCATGATGATGGGTTATGCACATTGTGGTTTCTACGACAAAGTTCTTGATATCTTCAGTGGCATGGTGGAATCTGGAAATCAGCCTGATGAGATTAGTTATCTTGCAATTCTGAGTTCATGTTGCCATGCAGGTTTAGTTAACGAGGCTCACTATTACTTGAATACCATgttcaaaattgataaaataatCCCAAAGTTAGAACACTATGCCTGTGTTGTCAACCTGCTTGGTCATGTTGGACTTCTGGAAGAAGCATTGAATATCATTGATGAAATGCCCATTCTCCCTGATGCTCATATATGGCAGATTCTTTTATCAGCTTGTACTATCCACAATAATATAGATCTAGGAAAAGTTGCAGCCAAAAAGCTCCTTGAACTCCAGCCTGAGAATGATTCTGCATTCATTCTTCTCGCAAATCTCTATGCTTCGGCTGAGATATGGAATGAAGCTGTAGATTTGaggaaggaaatggaagaaaaagTGGTTACTAAGGAGACTGGTTACAGTTGGATTCAAGTTAGATGA